A stretch of Pseudoprevotella muciniphila DNA encodes these proteins:
- a CDS encoding HU family DNA-binding protein, with the protein MNKTELVAQIAAAAGLSKADAKKALDATLGAVKETLAKGGKVSLIGFGTLAVVERPARKGINPATKQAITIPARKAVKFKAGAELAAAVK; encoded by the coding sequence ATGAACAAAACTGAACTCGTGGCTCAAATCGCTGCAGCAGCAGGTCTGAGCAAGGCTGACGCAAAGAAGGCATTGGATGCAACTCTTGGCGCTGTAAAAGAAACTTTGGCAAAAGGTGGTAAGGTATCTCTCATCGGTTTCGGTACTCTCGCAGTTGTAGAGCGTCCCGCACGTAAGGGTATCAACCCAGCAACAAAGCAAGCCATCACCATCCCCGCTCGCAAGGCTGTGAAATTCAAGGCTGGTGCAGAACTCGCTGCTGCTGTTAAGTAA